GTATTCCTTAAACGGCTTTTATCCGATTCTCCCTGGTCAGGGATATTCGCCACCAGCCGTTTATCCTTATAGCAATGTGCCGGGCGTCTTACCGACTCTGCCCGCTCATCCCCAATGGAATGATCCCAATAACGCTGCCAGTAATGTGCCGTTGAATCAGGCGTTGAAAGATGATCTGGATCGATGGAAAGACAAGAACTATCTGCCTGAGCCTTCAAAAAAGATTCAAAGATATGTCATCCCTTCCACACGGCATGCAAAAGAATTGAGCCTGCGAAATCAGGTCAAAGGGGACGAGTACTTTAAAAAGCTGGATTATCGAAGAGCCTATGATCGCTATAAGCTGGCTGCTTCTCTGGCGAAAGATCTCGCGACTCCCCATTTCAAAAAAGGGTTTGCCTTAGTTGCATTAACACAATATGACCGGGCTGCGTATGAATTTAAACAGGGACTGGCTCTTGATCCCACCTGGCCTGCGACCGGTGAAAGTTTGAACGAGTTGTTTGGTTCGGATCATATGATTGCGAAAGATTCAATGTTGCATCAGGTGGCTGAGTTCGTCAAAGAAGATATTCGCGATCCTGATCGGCTGTTTGTATTCGGCGTGGTGTTACATTTTAACGGTCAGACAGAACAGGCAAACGATGTCTTCAGAACGGCGGCTCGTCTGGCGGGACGCGGCGATCATTTTCTGGCGTTTCTGGATCCCAAGCCGGTTCCAGGAAAACAGCAGATGATTCCACAGAAAGGTGCCCCTTCCGGGTACGTTGTTGATCCGGCGAAAACCCGACCACCCGCATTTGAAGCAACCAAACAGCAACCGCAGCCGAAACCACAGGGACCATCACGATCAGCTCCGATCTCCAAGCCACTGCCTCTGCCGCCACCTCCTGCGAAGCAGAAGGCGCCGCAGATCAACAATCTGCCTCTACCCCCGCTCCCTAAAGACGCCGGTACACCGGGCGAACCGTTGATTCCTCTTCCCGAGCCTGCTAAAAGTCAACAGCCGCCGTTGTTGATACCTCCACAGAAATAGAACACCTCTTTTAATCACCGGGCTCAATACGACTGATGACAGATACTGCCTCTCCTCGATTGTTAGTGACATTATGTACTTATAACGAGCGCGAAAACCTGGAATTGCTGATCCCGGAGATTCACAATTACTTGCCAGAAGCGCATATTCTGGTGATTGATGATAATTCGCCCGATGGGACAGGAGAGTATGCGAAAGAACTGGGAAAAGCCGATCCACGGATTCATTCGATCCATCGTACCGGAAAAATAGGGCTGGGAACGGCAACGATAGCCGGTTTCCGGTATGCGATCGAAAACAAATATGATCTGGTTTTGAATCTGGATGCCGATTTCAGTCATCCACCCCGATTCATGCCCGATCTGGTAGAAGCGACCCAAGAAGCTGACGTGGCCATTGGTTCTCGTTATGTGCCGGGGGGCAAAATCGAAGGTTGGGGGCCGAAACGTTATTTTATGAGTGGGGCCATCAACTGGTATGCCCGTTTGTTGCTCCGTCTGAAATCACGGGACTGCAGCGGCAGTTTTCGCTGTTATCGGGTTCCCAAACTGGCCGAGATCGATTTTGATCTGCTGCGGGCCAAGGGTTATGCTTTTCAGGAAGAGATTCTCTATCGCTGCCGTCGTGTGGGCTGTACGTTTAAGGAAGTCCCCTTCACGTTCGAAGAACGCCGGTTTGGCAGCTCGAAAATCAATATGGGTGAAGCATTTTCTGCGCTATGGGTGATGTTCGTGCTGGGGATTGATAACTGTTTGGGTAAACGGGTCCGTACGCTTCCCGCTGAGTCCTCAGAATAACCGGCCGGTTCACTGTCTCAGGAATGACTGTGAGACTCATCAGGAAATGCCCCTTCGCGGACTTCGTTTGCATACGCCTGTACGGCAGTCGTCATATCTGAAGCGAAGTTGGCATATTTCTTTAAGAACCGCGGATGAAAATCGGCGTTCATGCCCAGCATATCCGGCGTAACCAGCACCTGACCGTCGCAGCCAGGTCCAGAACCGATGCCAATGGTGGGGACTGTGACCGTGTCGGTAATTTTTTGTGCGATGGGTGCTGTGATCATTTCGAGCAGAATTCCAAAGGCCCCTGCTCTTTCTGCAGCAAGTGCATCGGCTATCAGTTGGTCTTCGTCCCGTTGGATTTTGCCCATGCCTCCAATCGCCCGCACGGATTGTGGTTTGAGACCCAGGTGGGCCATGACAGGGATGTCGGCTGATGCGATGGCTTCGATGGTTTTGGCCTGATTGACGCCCCCTTCCAATTTGACGGCATCCGCGCCGGTCTCCTTCAGGATACGTCCCGCATTTTCCAAAGCCTGTGCGGGAGAGACGTGAAATGACATAAAAGGCATATCAATGATCACTAAAGCCCGCTGGGCAGCGCGGGCCACGATTTCGCCGTGATAGATCATCTCATCGACGGTCACCGGGAGCGTTGTACTCTTGCCTTGGACGACCATTCCTAAAGTGTCGCCTACCAGCAGGCAGTCTAAGCCGGCTTCATCCATAATTTTTGCTGACAGATAATCGTAGGCAGTCAGCATGGTGATTTTCTGTTTTTTTGCTTTGGCAGCCAGAAATCGGGGGACGGTAAACTTTTTGGGCCGTGCGGGGGACGCATTCGACACGGAACTCTCCTTAAATCACATCGCTGGTCTGGCACAGCAGCCAGAAATCAGGCATCTACGGACTATCATCGTAGACGTTCTTAGCAGTTGAGGCTCCACAATAGGAAAATGGAGTCCTGATTCGCAAGACTGAGGTCTGCTTTTCTTCAAAAACAGATCGGGCACAACGGCTGTAGTATTTTGCACCGTATTATATTGCAACACCTGTTGCATAATGCGGCGCATTCTTTTGGGGGGATCGACTAAGCAAGATCTTCATAAAAACGTAAAGGCCTGAATATAAGTGTCTTACAGAAAAAGTTGCACGAAATTTTCTGAATGGTACGGCTTATGCATTAGTACTATAGCAGCGATGGTGGCAAGCGTTGGCCCGCACTTGCTCCATTCAGCACAGAAAAGGTGCTTCAGTCATTCACATGATTCGAAGCACCTTTTTTTACGTCTATATCTATGCGTTATCCCCTGATTTTCTCCTCGGCTTAAAAACGAGTCCTTTCCCCTTCTGGAATTCCTGCCCTGACTTCATTAGGATTGTGACACACGCCAGGTTCGTATGCTGGCTGTGTTTCAGAATTCCATTCCACTGGCAATTTCTCTTGTCCGAAATCTCTTATTTCTGATTTCCGCCGAGAGAGTCTGCATATCAGGAGGTGACCGAACGTGCCAGAAAAAGTCGTCGTAATTGGATCAGGACCCGCCAGTTGGGCCGCTTGCATTTATACTTCTCGTGCTAACCTTGAACCACTCTGCTTCGAAGGGGCGATTACAGAAGAAAATCGCCTTCAAGGGACTCTGCCCCTGGGACAGTTAGCCTTAACCACCGAAGTCGAAAACTATCCCGGCTTTCCCGCCGGTAACCTGGAAAGCTATCTTAATGATTCCATCGACGAATCGAAGCGGAAGTATATGGCACCACATCCCGGGCATGGTGTGAGCGGCCCGGAGTTGATGGAGTTGATGCGTCAGCAAGCGGTCAATTTTGGCACACGGGTCGTGACCGACGACGTGGTCGATGTCGACTTTTCCTCACATCCTTTTAAGATTACCCCTCTCAATGGCGAACCTGTGGAAGCCTTGTCGGTGATTATTGCCACAGGAGCTCGTGCAAACTATCTGGGACTCGACTCAGAAAACCGCTTCAAGAACATGGGCGTCTCTGCTTGTGCCGTCTGTGATGGCGCGATGCCTCGATTCCGTAATCATCCTCTGGTGGTTGTTGGTGGGGGAGACAGCGCCATGGAAGAAGCCAACTATCTGACCAAATTTGCTTCCAAGGTCTATATCGTGCATCGTCGCGATGAATTCCGCGCCAGTAAAATTATGGCAGAACGGGCATTGGCCAACGAGAAGATTGAAGTCAAATGGAATTCGGTCATTGATGAAGTGTTGGGCAATGATGAAAAAGGAGTGACCGGCGTTCGCATTCGCAGCACGGAAGATGAGGGTCAGACCGAAGAGCTGGAAGCGACCGGCTATTTCGCCGCCATTGGTCACACTCCGAACGTCAGCTTTTTGAAAGGTCAGATTGAAACCAACGACAAAGGTTTCATTCAGTGGAAGATTCCCTTTCGCACGAATACCAGCGTGGATGGTGTGTTTGCTGCCGGCGATGTTGCCGACGACAACTACAAGCAGGCGATCACCGCCGCCGGTAGTGGCTGTATGGCGGCCCTGGATGCGGAACGCTGGCTCGTTGAAAAAGGCCACGAGTAATCTGGACCTGCTGATTCATACTTTTTCAATCATGTCTGAAAGGACTTCAAGATCATGCTGTCAAAAGAAGGTTGTCTGGCGCGACAGAAACGATTGTGGGAAGCCGTTCCCGATCATCTGGAATGGATTCTGATCGCGGACCCGCGTCACGTCCTCTATCTTTCGAATTTTCTCGTTCAGCCCTGCAGTTTCTCGCGAGGCGAACGGGCGCTGCTGCTGTTGGATCGTGATAAAGGCGTTACGCTGATCGGCGATAATTTTACGCTACGGTCCTCCGCTGCCGATTTCTTTGTCGATCATGAAGCCATCGAAACGTGGTACGATCACAAACATTCGGTGGAAAACCGAGATCATGTGCTGTTCAAGGCACTCGGGTCGGTGGTTCCTCAATTAAAGGGTCGTGCCGGTGCGATCGAAGCAGAATGGTTGCCGGTGGGCGCGTTGCAGGAACTGGAAATCACCCAGACTGATACGACGCTGGAATTAGGCAGCGTGTTGCGTCAATTGCGTCGGCAGAAACACGCGGATGAAATCGAGCTGTTGAAACAGTGCATGCAGGCCTGTGATGCCGGCCATGCCTGTGCACGGGAAGTGGTGGCAGCGGGGAAAAGTGAATTCGACATCTTCCGCAAAGTTCAGGCGGCTGTACTGCAGGCGGCGGGCCTGCCTGTGATCATTTACGGCGATTTTCGTGCATCCACTCCTGCCGTCCCCAAAGCGGGAGGTCTACCTTCCGGCCATGTACTTGAGAATGGGGATCTGTTCGTCCTCGATTATTCAGTTGTGATTCACGGTTACCGGAGTGACTTCACGAATACCATCAGCGTTGGTGAACCGACGGCTGATCAACAGAAACTATTCGGTCTATGTCAGGCTGCCATGCAGGGAGGCGAGTCGACTCTCAAAGCGGGAACGAAATGTGCCGACGTGCATGCAGCAACCGCGGCACCGATCTGGGACGCCGGCTACAAAGAAAACTTCCAGCATCACGCCGGTCATGGACTGGGACTGGGGCATCCGGAAGCACCGATTCTGGTGCCGGAAAGTACGGATACCCTGCTGGCCGGTGATGTGATCACACTCGAGCCCGGTGTTTATGTCGAAGGCATCGGTGGGATGCGGATTGAGCATAACTACCTGATTACGGACGACGGATTCGAGCGGCTCAGTAATCACGTCATTTCGTTAACGTAAAAATTGTCCTGAGTGAACTTTCGAAAACAGAACGGCCGGTTTCAGTGTGTTGATGAGCCGGCTGTCTGTTTCACTCGGGGATATTCCTAGTTCTGTCAGGTGTCTCAAGCAGCATGTCCTCTCCTGAATATCCGAAATGGATTGATGACGACTTGCAGAAGATTCGGGACGCGGGTCTGTTTCGATCCCGGAGAACCTTCAAACCACTCCCAGGCGGGCGCTGCCTGCTGGATGGTCAAACGCTGATCAATCTTTCCAGCAATGATTATCTTGATCTGGCGCACGATGACCGTCTGATCGCTGCTGCCACGTCGGCGTTGTCGGAAATGGGAGTCGGCGCGCGGGCCAGCGCGCTGGTCAGTGGTCGTACCGAATGGCACGAACGGCTGGAATCGCAGCTGGCTCTGTTTGAGGGGGCTGAAGCAGCGATTCTGTTTCCCAGCGGTTATGCCGCTAATCTGGGTGTTGTCTCGGCGTTGGCGAGTGAACAGGATACCGTATTCTGCGATCGCCTGAATCATGCGAGTCTGATTGATGGCTGCCGGCTCTCTGGTGCCCGGTTACGCGTCTATCGTCATGACAATCTCGAAAAGCTGAAACGCGAGCTGGAGAAAGTGACCGGCGACGGAAAAAAAATCATCGTCACCGATTCAGTCTTTAGCATGGATGGCAGTCTGGCCCCCCTGGTTTCCCTGTGTGATCTGGCAGAAAAGTATGAAGCGATTTTGATGATTGATGAAGCACATGGTACCGGCGTCTGGGGCGCCACTGGTAGAGGTCTGGCGGAAGAGCTTGGTGTCGAATATCGGGTGACGG
This genomic interval from Gimesia alba contains the following:
- a CDS encoding tetratricopeptide repeat protein, translated to MRYLLVLSLASFFMMLPEPAVAQRHHSGHGHHYGHSHHHHSYPRYYGRTWSNPSWSVSGRSGNVAYNFSFGGNSYYGDPWGPYFYNRFGYYRTDAFIAGNPVLFSNGYSLNGFYPILPGQGYSPPAVYPYSNVPGVLPTLPAHPQWNDPNNAASNVPLNQALKDDLDRWKDKNYLPEPSKKIQRYVIPSTRHAKELSLRNQVKGDEYFKKLDYRRAYDRYKLAASLAKDLATPHFKKGFALVALTQYDRAAYEFKQGLALDPTWPATGESLNELFGSDHMIAKDSMLHQVAEFVKEDIRDPDRLFVFGVVLHFNGQTEQANDVFRTAARLAGRGDHFLAFLDPKPVPGKQQMIPQKGAPSGYVVDPAKTRPPAFEATKQQPQPKPQGPSRSAPISKPLPLPPPPAKQKAPQINNLPLPPLPKDAGTPGEPLIPLPEPAKSQQPPLLIPPQK
- a CDS encoding polyprenol monophosphomannose synthase, giving the protein MTDTASPRLLVTLCTYNERENLELLIPEIHNYLPEAHILVIDDNSPDGTGEYAKELGKADPRIHSIHRTGKIGLGTATIAGFRYAIENKYDLVLNLDADFSHPPRFMPDLVEATQEADVAIGSRYVPGGKIEGWGPKRYFMSGAINWYARLLLRLKSRDCSGSFRCYRVPKLAEIDFDLLRAKGYAFQEEILYRCRRVGCTFKEVPFTFEERRFGSSKINMGEAFSALWVMFVLGIDNCLGKRVRTLPAESSE
- the panB gene encoding 3-methyl-2-oxobutanoate hydroxymethyltransferase, translating into MSNASPARPKKFTVPRFLAAKAKKQKITMLTAYDYLSAKIMDEAGLDCLLVGDTLGMVVQGKSTTLPVTVDEMIYHGEIVARAAQRALVIIDMPFMSFHVSPAQALENAGRILKETGADAVKLEGGVNQAKTIEAIASADIPVMAHLGLKPQSVRAIGGMGKIQRDEDQLIADALAAERAGAFGILLEMITAPIAQKITDTVTVPTIGIGSGPGCDGQVLVTPDMLGMNADFHPRFLKKYANFASDMTTAVQAYANEVREGAFPDESHSHS
- a CDS encoding FAD-dependent oxidoreductase, with the protein product MPEKVVVIGSGPASWAACIYTSRANLEPLCFEGAITEENRLQGTLPLGQLALTTEVENYPGFPAGNLESYLNDSIDESKRKYMAPHPGHGVSGPELMELMRQQAVNFGTRVVTDDVVDVDFSSHPFKITPLNGEPVEALSVIIATGARANYLGLDSENRFKNMGVSACAVCDGAMPRFRNHPLVVVGGGDSAMEEANYLTKFASKVYIVHRRDEFRASKIMAERALANEKIEVKWNSVIDEVLGNDEKGVTGVRIRSTEDEGQTEELEATGYFAAIGHTPNVSFLKGQIETNDKGFIQWKIPFRTNTSVDGVFAAGDVADDNYKQAITAAGSGCMAALDAERWLVEKGHE
- a CDS encoding M24 family metallopeptidase, whose amino-acid sequence is MLSKEGCLARQKRLWEAVPDHLEWILIADPRHVLYLSNFLVQPCSFSRGERALLLLDRDKGVTLIGDNFTLRSSAADFFVDHEAIETWYDHKHSVENRDHVLFKALGSVVPQLKGRAGAIEAEWLPVGALQELEITQTDTTLELGSVLRQLRRQKHADEIELLKQCMQACDAGHACAREVVAAGKSEFDIFRKVQAAVLQAAGLPVIIYGDFRASTPAVPKAGGLPSGHVLENGDLFVLDYSVVIHGYRSDFTNTISVGEPTADQQKLFGLCQAAMQGGESTLKAGTKCADVHAATAAPIWDAGYKENFQHHAGHGLGLGHPEAPILVPESTDTLLAGDVITLEPGVYVEGIGGMRIEHNYLITDDGFERLSNHVISLT
- the bioF gene encoding 8-amino-7-oxononanoate synthase, which encodes MSSPEYPKWIDDDLQKIRDAGLFRSRRTFKPLPGGRCLLDGQTLINLSSNDYLDLAHDDRLIAAATSALSEMGVGARASALVSGRTEWHERLESQLALFEGAEAAILFPSGYAANLGVVSALASEQDTVFCDRLNHASLIDGCRLSGARLRVYRHDNLEKLKRELEKVTGDGKKIIVTDSVFSMDGSLAPLVSLCDLAEKYEAILMIDEAHGTGVWGATGRGLAEELGVEYRVTVRIGTLSKAVGTMGGFVAGSSALVDWLWNRVRTQIYSTALPPAICAAACEALEIIQAEPERRRVLFERADFLRKELQQRTNITIPASNGPIIPIILQDPDVTMKVAAELQEAGFLVGAIRPPTVPEGTSRLRVSVTYAHTQDDLVRFLKALDRSLARNVESR